GAACTGCCCTACCGCACGATCGAACTCTGCACTGGCGATATGGGTTTCTCGGCGCAAAAAACCTACGACATTGAGGTCTGGTTGCCCTCAGCAGGTCGCTACCGCGAAATTTCTAGCTGTTCTAACTGCGGTGACTTCCAAGCCCGGCGTGCCAATATCCGCTTTAAAGAAGCCGGTCAAAAGGGCACCCAATTCGTCCACACGCTCAACGGCTCTGGTCTTGCGGTGGGTCGGACGATGGCGGCGGTGCTGGAAAACTATCAGCAACCGGATGGCAGCGTGCGAGTCCCCGAAGCGCTGCAGCCCTACCTACGCCAAACGGTGATTGGTCGGCCCTAGAGCGCCGGTGCCAGAATAGAGCGGTTGACCCTTGAAGGATTGCGCATGTCGGTTTTGGCTGCGATCGCTGTCTTAGCGCTGCTGATTGTCGTGCATGAAGCCGGTCACTTTTTGGCGGCGCGCTGGCAAGGCATCTATGCCAACCGCTTTTCGATCGGTTTTGGCCCTGTCCTGCTGCGCTATCAGGGCAAAGAAACGGAATATGCCTTGCGCGCGTTTCCTTTGGGTGGCTACGTCGGCTTTCCCGATGATGATCCCGACAGCACAATCGACCCGCGCGATCCCAACTTGATGCGCAACCGGCCAGTCCTCGATCGCGCCATTGTGATCAGTGCTGGGGTCATCGCCAACCTGATCTTCGCGTTCGTAATCTTGGTGACACAGGTCGCGATTGTGGGCATTCCCCAATCGCTGCAGCCCCAGCCCGGCATCGTCGTGCCACAGGTGATGGGGGAGAAAACACCAGCCGCGATCGCAGGCTTGCAAGCGGGCGACGTGATCACAGCCAGCAGCGGACAAGCCCTCGGCAGCGGTGAAACCACCGTCAAAGATTTCATCCAAATCATCAAGACCAGCCCTGAGCAGACGATTCCGATCACGGTGAAGCGGAATGGGACGGAGCTGCAACTGACGCTGGTACCTGAGCGCAGCCCTGAAGGTCAGGGTCGCATTGGCGTGCAACTGGCACCCAATGGCCAAATTAACTACCGGCGACCCAATGGCCCCGGCGAAGTGCTACGGCTTGCTTCTCAGCAATTTGAAGAAATTGTCCGCCGCACCATTCAAGGTTTTGGTCAATTGGTGACCAACTTCCAAGAGACAGCGGGTCAAGTTTCGGGCCCCGTCAAAATCGTGGAATGGGGAGCCAACATTGCGGCGAGTGATTCCGGCAACCTCTTCTTCTTTGCAGCCTTGATCAGCGTCAACCTCGCTGTGATCAACATCCTGCCGCTGCCAGCACTGGATGGTGGCCAACTGTTCTTCCTGTTGATTGAAGCGCTGCGCGGTCGCCCCCTGCCCCAGAAGTTGCAAGAAGGCGTGATGCAAACGGGTCTGATGCTGCTCTTGGGGCTGGGCATCGTCCTGATTGTGCGTGACACGACGCAACTAGCTTGGGTTCAACAGTTCTTGCAACAGTGACCTCAACTCCTCCCAGACTCTCCAAAAAGCAGCGGGCGCTGGCTGTTCTGGCTGAGCTGAAACAGCTCTATCCTGAAGCGCCCTGCTCGTTGGACTTTGAAACGCCGCTGCAACTGTTGGTAGCGACGGTTCTTTCAGCGCAATGCACCGATGCCCGCGTCAACGTGGTGACGCCAGCCCTGTTTGCTCGCTTCCCCGATGCACCGGCCTTTGCGGCAGCAGATGTGCGCGAGATTGAGGAACTGATTCGTTCCACCGGCTTCTATCGCAACAAAGCCAAGAACATTCATGCGGCCTGCCGGCGGATTGTCGAAGTCTATGACGGAGAAGTGCCGCGATCGATGCCTGAGTTGCTGACCCTCGCAGGCGTAGCACGCAAAACTGCCAACGTTGTCCTTGCCCATGCCTTTGGAATTAACGCTGGCGTCACCGTCGATACCCACGTCAAACGGCTGGCGAATCGCCTCGGCTTCACAACCCATGACGATCCGGTCAAGATCGAGCAGGACTTGATGAAGTTGCTGCCCCAGCCCGACTGGGAGAACTGGTCGATTCGGCTGGTCTACCATGGTCGTGCCGTCTGTGATGCCCGCAAGCCTGCCTGCGATCGCTGTACCCTAGCGCTTCACTGCACCACCTTCAAGCGATCGCAGCGGACGGGTAGAAAGGCCTCTGGTATTATGGAGAATGCTGTCTAAATTCCTGAGCATCTTTTTAAGGCAAGCTAATGGCGAAAAAAGCGATGGTCGAGCGCGACCGCAAGCGCAAGAAACTAGTCGAGAAATACGCGGCCAAGCGTGAAGCGTTGAAAGCCCAATTCGAGGCTGCTACCACCCAGTCGGAACGTCTGGAGCTGCACCGCAAGCTACAACAGTTGCCGCGTAACAGCGCTCCCACTCGCGTGCGCAACCGTTGCTGGGCAACCGGTCGTCCCCGTGGCTACTACCGTGATTTCGGCCTGTGCCGCAACGTCCTGCGGGAGATGGCTCACCAAGGACTTCTGCCGGGCGTCGTGAAGTCGAGCTGGTAGACAGCCGCGATCGCTCAATTCAAGTCTTAAAGTCAAAAGGGAGCCCACTGGGCTCCCTTTTTGTTGGGATGCAGGATCTTATGGCTGCCAAGCGATCGCGATTTGCCGGCTCCCTAACCCGCTGGGGTCTGACAATTTTGCTCCTGCTCTACCTCGGTGCCTTGGGTGCTAACTGGATCGCACCCTACGATCCCTATGCCTCGCAGGCCGATGCGGCATTGCTTCCCCCCAGTCAAATTTATTGGCGCGATCGCCAAGGCCAATGGATTGGACCCCATGTCTATCCAGTCCGCCAAGGCCCAATCGATCTCAAAACAGGGCAGCGCGAACTCATCACGAACTGGAACGCACCCTCACCGCTGCGGCTGTGGGTGGTGGGCGACTCCTACCAATTGCTGGGCTGGAAGGGCGATCGCCATCTATTCGGCACCAATGGCCCTGGCAAGCTGTATCTACTCGGAACTGACGATCAAGGTCGCGACCAGTTTAGTCGACTTCTCTATGGCAGTCGCATCAGCCTGAGTGTGGGGCTAGTCGGGGTACTGCTCACATTTCCCCTCGGTGTTTTGGTTGGCGGCATTGCGGGCTATTGGGGCGGCTGGGTCGATGCAGCGATCATGCGGCTGGTGGAAGTCCTGATGACCATTCCCAGTCTCTATCTCCTGGTGGCGCTGGCAGCCGTCTTGCCGCCAGGATTAAGTAGTGCCCAGCGCTTTTTGCTGATTGTGGCGATCACTTCATTGGTCAACTGGGCAGGGTTGGCGCGGGTGATTCGCGGACAAGTGCTCTCGCTACGCGAACGGGAGTACGTCCAGGCTGCACAAGTGATGGGGGGCAGCAAGCTCTATCTACTGGTTCGCCATGTACTGCCGCAGACGCTGACCTACGTGATCATTGCCGCGACACTGGCGGTTCCGAGTTTTATCGTGGCGGAATCGGTGTTGAGTCTCGTCGGCTTGGGGATTCAGCAGCCCGATCCGTCTTGGGGCAACATGCTCTCGCTGGCAACCAATGCATCAATGCTGCTGCTTAATCCTTGGCTGATTTGGCCGCCTGCGGTTCTGATTGTGGTGGTGGTGTTGGCTTTCAACTTAGTGGGCGATGGTTTGCGCGATCGCCTTGACCCCCATCAGTAATACGGAGTGGCTTGCCCCTTTATCCCAGCCATCTGTCACGACTAAGACAGTTGTATAACTGGCCTATTTTCTGCATTGATTGAGTCGTTATTTTCAGCCGGTTTTTAGACTGTCACAAGTGTTGCTAAAGCTAAAATTTTTGATTTTGTGGCTTCTATTCTAATTTTTAAAATTCCTAAAAGTCCTGTCTCAATAAGGATTTTGTGTTTTGGTTGGTCAAGACTAAAAGTTTTATTTGTTTCTTTATTTCTGCCGGCGATCGCCGGAACATTCGATCTGCGATCGCGTCCCAAGGAGCATTCCTGTTGTCATCAATTGCTCCTGCACTATGACTTTTGCACGGACTTGTGGACTCGCACTTGCTGCCTGTTTAGCTGGTGGTACCCTGCTCGAAGTACAGCTACAGCCTGCGGCTGCAGGACCCGGCAAGGGTTGGGATCGCTGCGATCGCCCCGGCCAAGGGAATCGTCGTGCCTGCCTTGAGCGCTGGGATCGCTCCGAACGGTTTGACCGTCGCCGCATTCCCATTCCCGTCGTCGATCGACGCTTTCTGCGATCCGGGAGTCGCATGAACTTGTTCTTCCCTGGCCGCGATCGCATTGTGCTGCGGCGAGGCGAAGTATTGCCCCTCGAAGGTCGCTTAGCGCGCGATATCTTCGACAACCGCGGTCGGATTCTGATCCCCCGCAATAGCCGGATTGTTGGCCAACTGCGTCCTGATGGCCGTGGTCTGCGCTTTGTTAGCGATCGCCTGATCTTGCCCAACGGCGGGATTTTTCCGATGCGGGCTCACTCTGGCTTGATCTTTAGCGAACCGTCCTTTGGTCGGCCTGACCTCAGCACCGTTCTGATTACCGGCGCAGCGCGAACCCTCTTAAACAATTTGCCTGGCTACAACGGCGCCATCGATCGCAGCTTTGACGATGCACTGCGGGGTGGCAATTCCCAAATCATCGTTCTCGATTCCAGCGATCTCGACTTAGAGCTGCTGTCCGATCTGACCTTCCGCTAACCTTCCTACCTTTCACTTCTCCCTTCACTGGAGCATTTCTCATGTCTCAAGCATTAAAAGCCGGTTTTGCCTCCCTCCTCTTCATCGGTAGCAGTGGTAGTGCACTCGCCCTGACCTTGAGTCCTGCTGCCTGGGCACAATCGAGCCGCTTTACGGATGTCTCTGCTGGTTATTGGGCACAGCCCTTTGTGGAAGCCTTAGCCAGTCGTGGCGTGATCAGTGGTTTCCCTGATGGCAGCTTCCGACCCAATGAACCTGTCAGTCGGGCTCAGTTTGCAGCCATGTTGGACAAGGCTTTCACCGTCAGTAGCCAACGATCGCCCCAAAATTTCAGCGATGTCCCGGGTAACTACTGGGCCCGCACTGCGATCGACTCTGCCTACAGTCGCGGTTTTATGAGTGGCTATACGGGCAACCGCTTTCAACCGGAGCAGAGCATTCCCAGGGTTCAAGCCTTGGTCTCGCTCGGCTCTGGCCTGAACTTGACACCGCGTTCGGACATTAACAGCACCCTCAGCGTTTTTGCGGATAGCAGCTCGATTCCTGACTATGCCCGCGATCGCGTGGCTGCGGTGACTGAGCGTAACCTCGTGGTCAACTATCCAGACCCACAGTTCCTCAATCCCAATCGTTCGGCTACTCGTGCAGAGGTGGCGGCCTTCCTCTACCAGTCGCTAGCCAACAATGGCCAAGTGGCTCAGGTTAACTCGCCCTACATTGTCGGTCAGAACACGATTCCGGTCATTCCCAGCTCAAACGCTGCCTTACCCCCGGGCAGCCTGATTCCGGTTCGCTACGATGCCGCGGAGCGGGTACTTCTTGCGCCGGGGGAAACGGTTCCGATCACCCTGACGGTGTCTCAAGACCTGACGCGATCGGGCAGTCTTGTCATTCCCCGCGGGAGTCAGATCAATGGGGAACTGCGGCCAGCGAATCTGGGCAACCAACCTGGAACGCAATTTGTCGCTCGGACGCTTGTGCTGCCAAATGGGCAGACCCGCTCTCTCAACGCCCGCTCCGAAATTATTACGGATGTGGAAACAGTGCAGCGGGGCGCAAACCTCGGGAATATTCTCACGGGCACTGCGGTGGGGGCTGCCGCTGCTGCGGTGATCAGTGGCTTGACGGGCGATCGCCGGATTGATGTGCTGGAAGTCCTTGGAGGCGCGGGACTCGGCGGTTTACTCAGTGGCTTGTTGGTCAAAAATAATGTCGATCTCTTGGTTGTTGATCCCAATCGCGACTTAGCCTTGACCCTCGATAGCGAGTTTGCGGCGCGCTAAGCAACCCTACACTCATCGATGAAAAAAGCGATCGCTCCATCAATAGGGCGATCGCTTTTGTGTGACTGCTGCCAGCCAAGGATCTGTAAACAGAAAACAAATCGCCCGCCCCCACTGGAAGCGGACGATTTCGCTGATTGACAGCGCAGGAAAGAACTTATTCCGAAATGCTGCTCAGAGCGTTAGAAGCATCTTTGGCAAAGCCCGAGTAAGCTTCCATGCCATGCTCGCCAATATCCAAGCCTTGCAGCTCTTCTTCGGGCGAAACCCGCAGACCCAATAGGGCCTTAAGGATACTCCAGATAATGACGCTACCGACAACTGTCCAAACACCGTAGGAAACAATCCCCAGGATCTGTGAGCCTAGCTGGGCAAAGCCATGGCCATAGAAAAGGCCTTTTTGGA
The sequence above is a segment of the Synechococcus elongatus PCC 11801 genome. Coding sequences within it:
- a CDS encoding ABC transporter permease — protein: MQDLMAAKRSRFAGSLTRWGLTILLLLYLGALGANWIAPYDPYASQADAALLPPSQIYWRDRQGQWIGPHVYPVRQGPIDLKTGQRELITNWNAPSPLRLWVVGDSYQLLGWKGDRHLFGTNGPGKLYLLGTDDQGRDQFSRLLYGSRISLSVGLVGVLLTFPLGVLVGGIAGYWGGWVDAAIMRLVEVLMTIPSLYLLVALAAVLPPGLSSAQRFLLIVAITSLVNWAGLARVIRGQVLSLREREYVQAAQVMGGSKLYLLVRHVLPQTLTYVIIAATLAVPSFIVAESVLSLVGLGIQQPDPSWGNMLSLATNASMLLLNPWLIWPPAVLIVVVVLAFNLVGDGLRDRLDPHQ
- the rseP gene encoding RIP metalloprotease RseP, which encodes MSVLAAIAVLALLIVVHEAGHFLAARWQGIYANRFSIGFGPVLLRYQGKETEYALRAFPLGGYVGFPDDDPDSTIDPRDPNLMRNRPVLDRAIVISAGVIANLIFAFVILVTQVAIVGIPQSLQPQPGIVVPQVMGEKTPAAIAGLQAGDVITASSGQALGSGETTVKDFIQIIKTSPEQTIPITVKRNGTELQLTLVPERSPEGQGRIGVQLAPNGQINYRRPNGPGEVLRLASQQFEEIVRRTIQGFGQLVTNFQETAGQVSGPVKIVEWGANIAASDSGNLFFFAALISVNLAVINILPLPALDGGQLFFLLIEALRGRPLPQKLQEGVMQTGLMLLLGLGIVLIVRDTTQLAWVQQFLQQ
- the nth gene encoding endonuclease III, which translates into the protein MTSTPPRLSKKQRALAVLAELKQLYPEAPCSLDFETPLQLLVATVLSAQCTDARVNVVTPALFARFPDAPAFAAADVREIEELIRSTGFYRNKAKNIHAACRRIVEVYDGEVPRSMPELLTLAGVARKTANVVLAHAFGINAGVTVDTHVKRLANRLGFTTHDDPVKIEQDLMKLLPQPDWENWSIRLVYHGRAVCDARKPACDRCTLALHCTTFKRSQRTGRKASGIMENAV
- the rpsN gene encoding 30S ribosomal protein S14; this encodes MAKKAMVERDRKRKKLVEKYAAKREALKAQFEAATTQSERLELHRKLQQLPRNSAPTRVRNRCWATGRPRGYYRDFGLCRNVLREMAHQGLLPGVVKSSW
- a CDS encoding S-layer homology domain-containing protein, yielding MSQALKAGFASLLFIGSSGSALALTLSPAAWAQSSRFTDVSAGYWAQPFVEALASRGVISGFPDGSFRPNEPVSRAQFAAMLDKAFTVSSQRSPQNFSDVPGNYWARTAIDSAYSRGFMSGYTGNRFQPEQSIPRVQALVSLGSGLNLTPRSDINSTLSVFADSSSIPDYARDRVAAVTERNLVVNYPDPQFLNPNRSATRAEVAAFLYQSLANNGQVAQVNSPYIVGQNTIPVIPSSNAALPPGSLIPVRYDAAERVLLAPGETVPITLTVSQDLTRSGSLVIPRGSQINGELRPANLGNQPGTQFVARTLVLPNGQTRSLNARSEIITDVETVQRGANLGNILTGTAVGAAAAAVISGLTGDRRIDVLEVLGGAGLGGLLSGLLVKNNVDLLVVDPNRDLALTLDSEFAAR